In Plasmodium chabaudi chabaudi strain AS genome assembly, chromosome: 9, the following proteins share a genomic window:
- a CDS encoding mechanosensitive ion channel protein, putative: protein MNELKDENFKSASKTKYPQSIMMDLSRSYMNRQDRINALNLYIQKSSYNPQFIQEEEEEDDETESETFGDILFKIFTIIFPNLSPWIWFLMHFIMNLIIVCISLSSLSEPNIADQILDPKYNRDFIFGSIYSCFIILFVNIASFSIIMIIHAIIQKVILEKLLQPSALCSAFYNTVDPEIVYLFWSAVQIIYWRSNMILKNGPNENGSYYILRIFGYKDADNPFMFSNAIHWYITFPLLLYIVFAARSLFLSIISFTFELGFLMNAHDLLERYLRKYGILRRFNIEWFMFIADKQENIRALFGHELYQDEKVIRQLETNDISKQFIQDKAELLLFKNLPRNCTCCKISFNKNKQNAMKLLLPSIFEPKNIAKSEFSSIKNWLACHYVVNTHPILFLLNNSISLTNKESIKNGSDILFRQIIMSLKMYYQEKNDTYAFTESPMNIVSFEAMSSNKNIQSVKLNKEHTRVKLPSSFPYQNRDILNNHKVDSDNRTQKKINLENIFNDIDQDAPLGNTYNKEHSEIREKKRVENRRTDKSIKSSKLRDEEDDDDTYGRNESGRRSSGRNKSKGKQKRNKSINTNKNADIEKGNENFEENRNFVDGDKIASSPLLEKDSRGKKNKLRENSIKYEHLRKHSKDDDPEINNRNGTSKTFGKMEKYKDRTINSRESAYADKMQLNVEEDVEKPKESITVEGTKFNICITPSLSYIQNMEANQKGNISNEASINEDYNHSNNGKNISGDESLKANDKFDANVITKDEEGYYPNIENYKSMTVQIKDYTIDDVLKKKCTSDSLHKCEIGINETDEDRKYYSQSKDNFLNIDTLKNDKETERNELMFSKEKKFGSSLFLKENNNSQDKNTMENNLYNLEKENNSFAAGPNNNNGMSQKMLILKKNMNGNDLGKSSRQLRSSINKNTYIYNSRFLNDDLNILERSDMGNAKRLKENKKTRFSSCLCLRKNKKEKFSKIKKDISLEIDDPFVSNFKSPMQLNINGNEFITKEMIEVFLKPDETDEFMKEFDLSGHGKIDIIMFRTAIKRAIACRKKFIKSLKGKESILKLVRRLMSILMSFLASVVLLFIFGVSADTIIVTGAAFITAVTVILSYMYTSFITSVIFIAFSNPYNIGDRIRLDGGEAMYIKKIKTYTTEFETTTGKIVIYENSKLSNAKIYNESRSKNAYIDISFKVDINTPLLALKELRKSLQFLVDSRPSDFCKTKNLYFGYSLQPGHFYEISFWIKCVEGWGNWRKVFELRTDIYDFIILQLRLLSISYRLPTQKVGFTAPLNVITNNTNNNNNNNSSINNSRNKHGNYYSSPPKDHKQAVFASEVKHSRIFYPPSFDKDNGNDLYDNNLFREEKYQNMNNNNDTFLYNNNNNALPLCDDNMPKYMNGGNRNDYTTLNENNNKDISFMKNNENGLVRRNTIHNVGNVNEYFVNSNKFVKAAMNSFPNNFSTYQGNFNMYTEKYKNSNLTDNTKKNCNTDTELNMHASCINQEPQEMRLKTGEYSNTEEHNKTPFGGLNSNEYPQKTSTTCNQFSGITQGCYINEFDKFNNAYIGNNGNNRGNNCFEGMSSKGKYTEEYTEQINFNENGYMSYDSSSGYDSFECVKHFSNLHYRNSEENNDKKFKKYTTKYSLNKKNK, encoded by the coding sequence atgaacgAACTGAAAGATGAAAACTTTAAGAGTGCTTCGAAGACAAAGTATCCGCAATCGATAATGATGGATTTGTCAAGATCGTACATGAATAGACAAGATAGGATAAATGCgctaaatttatatattcaaaaatcATCGTATAATCCTCAATTTATTCAAGAGGAAGAGGAAGAAGATGATGAAACAGAAAGTGAAACATTTGgagatatattatttaaaatatttacaattatatttccTAATTTGTCACCATGGATATGGTTTCTTATGCATTTTATAATGAATTTGATTATAGTGTGTATAAGTTTAAGCTCTTTATCTGAACCTAATATAGCTGATCAGATATTAGAcccaaaatataatagagattttatatttggtagtatatattcttgttttattatattatttgttaatatagcatctttttcaataattatgataattCATGCTATTATTCAAAAAGTAATTTTAGAAAAGTTATTACAACCTAGTGCATTATGTTCAGCTTTTTATAATACAGTTGATCCCGAAAtcgtttatttattttggtCAGCTgttcaaataatatactgGCGTAGTAatatgatattaaaaaatgggcCCAATGAAAATGGAagctattatatattacgAATTTTTGGGTATAAAGATGCTGATAACCCTTTTATGTTTTCAAATGCAATACATTGGTATATAACATtcccattattattatatatagtatttGCTGCAcgttcattatttttatctataaTATCCTTTACATTTGAACTTGGGTTTTTGATGAATGCTCATGATTTATTAGAGAGATatttaagaaaatatgGTATTTTGCGTCGATTTAATATTGAATGGTTTATGTTTATTGCTGACAAACAAGAAAATATTCGAGCCCTTTTTGGTCATGAATTATATCAAGATGAAAAAGTAATAAGACAGTTAGAAACAAATGATATAAGTAAACAATTTATTCAAGATAAAGcagaattattattatttaaaaatttaccTCGAAATTGTACATGTTGTAAAATATCattcaataaaaataaacagaATGCTATGAAATTGTTGTTACCATCTATTTTTGAACCTAAAAATATTGCAAAATCAGAATTTTCATCTATCAAAAATTGGCTAGCTTGTCATTATGTTGTTAATACACATCCCATCCTTttcttattaaataatagtatATCCTTAACGAATAAAGAATCAATCAAAAATGGAtctgatatattatttaggcaaattattatgtctttaaaaatgtattatcaagaaaaaaatgacacCTATGCATTTACAGAATCCCCAATGAATATTGTATCTTTTGAAGCTATGTCATCAAATAAGAACATTCAAAGTGTAAAACTAAATAAGGAACATACTCGAGTAAAATTACCGAGTTCATTTCCTTATCAAAATAGGgacattttaaataatcataaGGTTGATTCTGATAATAGaactcaaaaaaaaattaacttggaaaatatttttaatgacATTGATCAAGATGCACCATTAGGGAATACATACAACAAAGAACATTCCGAaataagagaaaaaaaaagagttGAAAACCGAAGAACTGATAAAAGTATTAAGAGTAGTAAATTGAGAGATGAAGAAGATGATGATGATACATATGGCAGAAATGAAAGTGGTAGAAGATCTAGTGgaagaaataaatcaaaaggaaaacaaaaaagaaataaaagtattaacacaaataaaaatgctgATATTGAAAAgggaaatgaaaattttgaagAAAACAGAAATTTTGTTGATGGTGATAAAATAGCTTCATCGCCATTATTAGAAAAAGATTCAAGgggaaagaaaaataaattaagggaaaattcaataaaatatgaacatttACGTAAGCATTCAAAAGACGATGATcctgaaataaataatagaaatGGTACATCAAAAACATTTGGAAAgatggaaaaatataaagacaGAACAATAAATTCAAGAGAATCAGCTTATGCTGATAAAATGCAACTTAATGTAGAAGAAGATGTAGAAAAACCTAAAGAAAGCATAACTGTTGAAGgaacaaaatttaatatttgtattaccCCTTCATTGTCATACatacaaaatatggaaGCAAAtcaaaaaggaaatatatCTAATGAAGCATCTATAAATGAAGATTATAATCATAGCAATAATGGAAAGAATATTTCAGGAGATGAAAGTTTAAAAgcaaatgataaatttgaCGCAAATGTAATAACAAAAGATGAAGAGGGTTATTATccaaatatagaaaattataaaagcaTGACTGTTCAGATTAAAGATTATACTATTGAtgatgttttaaaaaaaaaatgtacatCCGATTCGTTACACAAATGTGAAATAGGAATAAATGAAACTGATGAAgatagaaaatattattctcAATCAAAAgataactttttaaatattgatacattgaaaaatgataaagaaaCTGAACGAAATGAATTAATGTTTAGtaaagaaaagaaatttGGTTCGTCCTTATTTctaaaggaaaataataattcccAAGATAAAAACACaatggaaaataatttatataatttagaaaaagaaaataatagtttTGCAGCTGGTCCTAACAACAATAATGGAATGTCTCAAAAGATgcttattttaaaaaaaaatatgaatggAAATGATTTGGGAAAAAGTAGTAGACAATTAAGAAGctcaataaataaaaatacatacatatataactctcgttttttaaatgatgatttgaatatattagaAAGAAGTGATATGGGAAATGCAAAAAGattaaaggaaaataaaaagacaCGTTTTTCAAGTTGTTTAtgtttaagaaaaaataaaaaagaaaaatttagtaaaataaaaaaggatataTCATTAGAAATAGATGATCCATTTGTTTCGAATTTTAAAAGTCCTATgcaattaaatataaatggaaaTGAATTCATAACAAAAGAAATGATTGAAGTGTTTTTAAAGCCAGATGAGACAGATGAATTTATGAAAGAATTTGATTTATCTGGTCATGGAAAAAttgatataattatgtttaGAACTGCAATCAAAAGAGCAATAGCatgtagaaaaaaatttataaaaagtttaaaaggaaaagaaagtatattaaaattagtaAGAAGATTAATGTCAATATTAATGTCTTTTTTAGCATCTGTTGTgttgttatttatatttggaGTTTCAGCAGATACGATTATTGTTACTGGTGCTGCTTTTATAACAGCTGTAACAGTTATACTAagttatatgtatacaagTTTTATAACATCCGTTATATTTATAGCTTTTTCTAATCCATATAATATAGGAGATAGGATAAGATTAGATGGGGGTGAAGCaatgtatattaaaaaaataaaaacatatactACTGAATTTGAAACAACAACAggaaaaattgttatatatgaaaattctAAATTAAGTaatgcaaaaatatataatgaaagtagatcaaaaaatgcatatatagatatatcatttaaagTAGATATTAATACACCATTATTAGCATTAAAAGAATTAAGAAAAAGTTTGCAATTTTTAGTTGATAGTAGACCTAGTGatttttgtaaaacaaaaaatttatattttggatATTCATTACAACCTGGTCATTTCTATGAAATAAGTTTTTGGATTAAATGTGTAGAAGGATGGGGGAATTGGAGAAAAGTATTTGAATTAAGAACagatatatatgattttataatattacaaCTGAGACTATTAAGTATATCCTATAGATTACCAACACAAAAAGTTGGCTTTACTGCTCCTTTAAATGTTATAactaataatacaaataataacaataataataatagtagtaTAAATAACTCTCGAAATAAACACGgtaattattattcttcCCCTCCAAAAGACCACAAACAAGCAGTATTTGCTTCAGAAGTCAAGCATAGTCGAATATTTTATCCACCTTCCTTTGATAAGGACAATGGTAATGATctatatgataataatttatttagagaagaaaaatatcaaaacatgaacaataataatgatacctttttatataacaataataacaatGCACTTCCTCTTTGTGATGATAATATGCCCAAATATATGAACGGGGGAAATAGAAATGATTATACAAccttaaatgaaaataacaaCAAGGATATATCGTTCATGAAGAATAATGAAAACGGGTTAGTACGTAGAAATACAATTCATAATGTTGGAAACgttaatgaatattttgtaaattctaataaatttgttaaagCTGCAATGAATAGTTTTCCTAATAATTTCTCAACATATCAAGgcaattttaatatgtatacagaaaaatataaaaactcAAATTTAACTGAtaatacgaaaaaaaattgtaacaCAGATACGGAACTTAATATGCATGCAAGCTGCATAAATCAGGAACCTCAGGAAATGAGATTAAAAACTGGAGAGTATAGCAATACGGAAGAACACAATAAAACTCCATTTGGTGGACTAAACTCAAATGAATACCCACAAAAAACGTCTACTACATGTAACCAATTTAGTGGCATTACACAAGGatgttatataaatgaatttgacaaatttaataatgctTATATAGGAAATAATGGAAACAATAGGGGCAATAATTGTTTTGAAGGGATGAGTTCAAAGGGGAAATATACCGAAGAATATACagaacaaataaattttaatgagAATGGTTACATGTCTTATGATAGTTCTTCTGGTTATGACAGTTTTGAATGTGTTAAGCATTTTTCTAATCTTCATTATAGAAATAGCGAAGAAaacaatgataaaaaatttaaaaaatatacaacaaaatatagtcttaataaaaaaaataaataa
- a CDS encoding IWS1-like protein, putative, whose amino-acid sequence MEANDNKDIEEPLNNESLFDEKNPSEENNVESFKKKMKAMMKSPSKKKRKTNESSNSRKENDGEEDQENLNDSNKIRKKRKKSNKLKKLSNDESNDENNDENNGENTEQNKPEEQNKSDVQDKDNIFGDDDESADEENNEHIKLQKNDKLKKKKKKLSKSKKSELIYNEAEEGEESEEDSDNFDDFEDEDLINDNVTKNKSNKRMRNELGIVEYDAENGDDTIDMSKSEKKKRTHFDEILESLKSKRKKVQKISEDDGLQYCENVLNQMILMHEQDIQNVKEKKPATAKLQIIDEVCKILTKPKWKPFFMKLNIYHVLALWLMPLPNNTLPNFTIRTNLLKVIQQLPITIKSLRGSQLGKIMTFLHTHKDETSENKNMIRNILQNWMGPIIGINSNYKQFAKERQKRIIENPEYHKKILEKAKTLIPDSISIEKEEEQNEMKRHASIPYNSECSFLINVPSSIPDINKKVLPKSRIKKLADNMRLLKRVTKSQKVSIEGKGVAAAP is encoded by the coding sequence atgGAGGCAAACGATAACAAAGATATAGAGGAACCATTAAATAACGAAAGTCTgtttgatgaaaaaaatccatcagaagaaaataatgtcgagagctttaaaaaaaaaatgaaggcTATGATGAAATCGCCTTcgaagaaaaaaaggaaaaccAATGAGAGCTCAAATTCGAggaaagaaaatgatgGTGAGGAGGATCAAGAAAATTTGAATGACAGCAACAAAATcagaaaaaaacgaaaaaagaGTAACAAGCTGAAAAAGTTAAGTAACGATGAAagtaatgatgaaaataatgatgaaaataatggtGAAAATACCGAACAAAATAAACCGGAGGAACAGAATAAAAGTGACGTTCAGGATAAGGATAACATTTTTGGAGATGACGATGAGAGTGCTGACGAAGAAAATAACGAGCATATCAAGTTACAGAAAAATGacaaattgaaaaaaaaaaaaaaaaaattatcaaaatcaaaaaaaagcgaattaatatataatgaagcTGAAGAAGGAGAAGAGAGTGAAGAAGATTCTGATAACTTTGACGATTTTGAAGATGAAGATTTAATTAATGATAatgtaacaaaaaataaatcaaataaaagaatGCGTAATGAGCTTGGTATTGTCGAATATGATGCAGAGAATGGTGATGATACTATAGATATGAGTAAATccgaaaaaaagaaaagaacaCATTTTGATGAAATATTAGAAAGTTTAAAAtccaaaagaaaaaaagttcaaaaaatatcgGAAGATGATGGATTACAATATTGtgaaaatgttttaaatcAAATGATTTTAATGCATGAACAAGATATACAAAAtgtgaaagaaaaaaaacctGCAACAGCTAAACTTCAAATAATTGATGAagtttgtaaaatattaacaaaacCTAAATGGaaaccattttttatgaaattaaatatatatcatgtTTTGGCTTTATGGTTAATGCCATTACCAAACAATACTCTTCCAAATTTTACTATAAGAAcgaatttattaaaagttATACAACAATTACCAATAACAATTAAATCATTAAGAGGTAGCCAACTGGGAAAGATAATGACATTTTTACATACCCATAAAGATGAAACaagtgaaaataaaaatatgattagAAATATTCTACAAAATTGGATGGGACCAATTATAGGAATAaattcaaattataaacaattcGCAAAAGAAAGACAAAAACGAATAATTGAAAATCCTgaatatcataaaaaaatacttgAAAAAGCGAAAACATTAATACCTGATTCTATATCTATAGAAAAAGAGGaagaacaaaatgaaatgaaAAGACATGCTTCTATACCTTATAACAGTGAatgttcatttttaattaatgtcCCATCTTCCATACCcgatattaataaaaaggtTTTGCCAAAAAGcagaattaaaaaactaGCTGATAATATGAGACTACTAAAACGAGTAACAAAATCACAAAAAGTCTCAATAGAAGGAAAGGGAGTAGCAGCTGCCCCATAA
- a CDS encoding D-tyrosyl-tRNA(Tyr) deacylase, putative: MRVIIQRVKGVVLSVNKEQAKGSENELEVFSKIKQGLICFIGIHKNDTWNDALYIIRKCLGLRLWSNDNKTWDKSVKDMDYELMLVSQFTLFANTKKGNKPDFHLAKEPNDALIMFNKIVNEFIKEYKKDKIQTGKFGCYMHIETINDGPVSIIVDSHDVNLDRN; the protein is encoded by the coding sequence atgagaGTCATTATTCAACGAGTAAAGGGTGTGGTGTTAAGTGTGAATAAAGAACAAGCCAAAGGAAGCGAAAACGAATTAGAAGTttttagtaaaataaaacaagggttaatttgttttattggaattcataaaaatgatacaTGGAATGATgcattgtatataattagaAAATGTTTAGGATTACGATTATGGtcaaatgataataaaacatgGGATAAAAGTGTAAAAGATATGGATTATGAATTAATGCTTGTTTCACAATTTACTCTCTTTgctaatacaaaaaaaggtAACAAACCAGACTTTCATTTGGCTAAAGAACCAAATGATGCTCTAATTatgtttaataaaattgttaatgaatttataaaagaatataaaaaagataaaattcAAACAGGGAAATTTGGATGTTACATGCATATTGAAACGATTAATGATGGTCCTGTTTCAATTATTGTTGACAGCCATGATGTTAATTTGGATCGTAACTAG
- a CDS encoding casein kinase 2, alpha subunit, putative, with amino-acid sequence MTTNPINKRIYIPKFYADANIHKPKEYYDYDNLELQWNKPNRYEILKKVGRGKYSEVFNGYDTEYNRLCAIKVLKPVKKKKIKREIKILQNLHGGPNIIKLLDIVKDPVTKTPSLIFEYINNIDFKTLYPKFTDKDIRYYIYQILKALDYCHSQGIMHRDVKPHNIMIDHENKQIRLIDWGLAEFYHPGQEYNVRVASRYYKGPELLIDLQLYDYSLDIWSLGCMLAGMIFKKEPFFCGHDNYDQLVKIAKVLGTEDLHAYLKKYNIKLKPHYLNILGEYERKPWSHFLNQSNMDIAKDEVIDLIDKMLIYDHAKRIAPKEAMEHPYFKDVREES; translated from the coding sequence ATGACTACAAACCCAATAAACAAACGAATATACATACCTAAATTTTATGCGGATGCCAATATTCATAAACCTAAAGAATATTATGATTATGACAACTTAGAACTACAATGGAATAAACCTAATAGAtatgaaattttaaaaaaagttggACGAGGAAAATATAGTGAAGTGTTTAATGGATATGATACTGAATATAATAGGCTATGTGCAATCAAAGTATTAAAAcctgtgaaaaaaaaaaaaatcaaaagagaaataaaaatattacaaaatttacATGGTGGAcctaatattataaaactaTTAGATATTGTAAAAGATCCAGTAACAAAAACCCcatctttaatttttgaatatatcaataatatagattttaaaacattatatCCTAAATTTACTGATAAAGATATAcgttattatatatatcaaattcTAAAGGCTCTTGATTATTGTCATAGTCAAGGTATAATGCATAGAGATGTTAAACCtcataatattatgattgatcatgaaaataaacaaatcaGATTAATAGATTGGGGACTTGCTGAATTTTATCATCCAGGACAAGAATATAATGTTAGAGTAGCTAGTAGATATTATAAAGGACCAGAACTTTTAATAGATTTACaattatatgattattCTTTAGATATATGGAGTCTTGGTTGTATGTTAGCTGGTatgatttttaaaaaagaaccCTTTTTTTGTGGACATGATAATTATGATCAATTAGTTAAAATAGCCAAAGTTTTAGGTACAGAAGATTtacatgcatatttaaaaaaatacaatattaaattaaaaccacattatttaaatatattaggaGAATATGAAAGAAAACCATGgtcacattttttaaaccaATCAAATATGGATATAGCCAAAGATGAAGTTATAGATCTTATAGATAAAATGCTTATTTATGATCACGCAAAAAGAATAGCTCCTAAAGAGGCTATGGAACATCCATACTTTAAGGATGTACGTGAAGAATCATAA